One window from the genome of Alkalihalobacillus sp. LMS6 encodes:
- a CDS encoding S9 family peptidase, translating into MIIEKVRVPSPSIRIHLYEVTYISEGLKVIGLMAEPIGHHSLPGLLYLRGGIKTVGMVRPQRIIQWASEGFVVFAPYYRGNRGGEGREDFCGNDRFDAINGFDLLEQHEQVDEAKGIHIVGFSRGGIMALWTGIYRPQSRSVTCWNGVTDMVLTYEERVDLRKMMKRVIGGTPWKYPERYEERTPLKSMSEFQPQLLVIHGEKDEHVSAEHVYQLLDHIPDKNQHRVETWIFPDYRHHFPPMEQADILKKAASWMKQQKKRT; encoded by the coding sequence ATGATTATTGAAAAAGTAAGAGTGCCCTCACCGAGTATACGTATTCATTTGTATGAAGTGACGTACATAAGCGAAGGACTAAAGGTGATCGGCTTGATGGCAGAACCGATCGGTCACCATTCGTTACCTGGCTTACTTTATTTACGTGGTGGTATTAAAACCGTTGGTATGGTTCGACCACAACGAATTATCCAGTGGGCAAGTGAGGGATTTGTTGTGTTTGCGCCTTACTATCGCGGAAATCGCGGTGGAGAGGGGCGAGAAGATTTTTGTGGCAATGATCGTTTTGATGCGATTAACGGATTTGATCTATTGGAGCAGCATGAACAAGTTGATGAGGCGAAAGGCATTCATATTGTCGGCTTTTCCCGAGGCGGTATTATGGCATTATGGACAGGGATTTATCGTCCGCAATCTCGCTCCGTTACATGTTGGAATGGCGTAACAGATATGGTGCTTACGTATGAAGAACGCGTGGACTTACGAAAGATGATGAAACGAGTGATTGGCGGAACACCTTGGAAATATCCAGAGCGTTATGAAGAGCGGACGCCTCTTAAGAGTATGAGTGAATTTCAGCCGCAGCTTCTTGTGATACACGGAGAAAAAGATGAACATGTCTCGGCTGAACACGTGTATCAGCTACTGGATCATATTCCAGATAAAAACCAACATCGAGTGGAAACGTGGATCTTTCCAGATTACCGACATCATTTTCCGCCAATGGAGCAGGCTGATATTTTAAAAAAAGCAGCTAGCTGGATGAAACAACAAAAAAAGCGTACGTGA
- a CDS encoding ABC transporter substrate-binding protein translates to MVGCQTNDRADKLEVAEVTRSVFYAPLYIALSEGYFEEENLEIDLTTTWGGDKTMTALLSDGADIALVGSETSIYVAGQEATDPAINFAALTQTDGTFLVAREDISSFDWSDLNGTTFLGQRKGGMPQMVGEYVLKQHDIDPQNDLTLLQNVDFGNIPSAFASGTGDYVQLFEPQASTFEKEGLGHVIASFGAESGEVPYTSFMAKRSMIEKDEDALTRFSKAIYKGQQFVETEDSALIAESIHSYFEDTDVDILANAIDRYKEQGSYATDPLLSEDAWNTLLEIMDEAGELPDHIPFEELVNTTIATEAME, encoded by the coding sequence ATGGTTGGCTGTCAAACCAATGATCGTGCTGATAAATTAGAAGTTGCTGAAGTGACCCGTTCTGTTTTTTATGCACCATTATACATTGCCCTTTCAGAAGGCTACTTTGAAGAAGAAAATCTCGAAATTGATTTAACCACGACTTGGGGTGGCGATAAAACAATGACTGCTTTGCTTTCTGATGGAGCAGATATTGCTTTAGTAGGATCGGAAACATCGATTTATGTTGCTGGTCAAGAAGCGACAGATCCCGCAATTAATTTTGCAGCGTTAACCCAAACAGACGGCACATTTCTTGTTGCTCGTGAAGACATCTCATCTTTTGATTGGAGTGATTTAAACGGCACTACGTTTCTAGGGCAAAGAAAAGGTGGGATGCCGCAAATGGTAGGAGAATACGTATTAAAGCAACATGATATTGATCCACAAAATGATTTAACCCTACTTCAAAATGTTGATTTTGGAAATATACCGAGTGCATTTGCTTCAGGCACCGGCGATTATGTACAGTTATTTGAACCACAAGCATCTACATTCGAAAAAGAAGGACTCGGTCACGTTATTGCATCGTTTGGCGCAGAATCTGGAGAAGTCCCTTATACGTCATTTATGGCAAAACGAAGCATGATTGAAAAAGATGAGGATGCGCTCACTCGTTTTTCTAAAGCCATTTATAAAGGGCAGCAGTTTGTTGAAACCGAAGATTCAGCGTTAATTGCAGAATCCATTCATAGCTATTTTGAAGATACAGACGTGGATATTTTAGCAAATGCCATTGACCGCTATAAAGAACAAGGGTCATATGCAACAGATCCGCTTTTATCAGAAGATGCATGGAACACGCTACTTGAGATTATGGATGAAGCTGGTGAACTTCCAGATCACATTCCATTTGAAGAATTAGTCAATACAACCATTGCAACGGAAGCGATGGAATGA
- a CDS encoding ABC transporter ATP-binding protein: MSNVSIDSLSLTYVNESGAFPALQNVSLSIEEGEFVSFIGPSGCGKTTLLSIIAGLLEQTSGSIFTKNKESIGYMLQHDYLFPWLSIEKNITLGQRIQGTDNEIAHRKALKWLERFGLTDKKNDLPQALSGGMRQRVALIRTLATDPSLMLLDEPFSALDQQTKLKLEDLVSATLKAEQKTAILVTHDISEAIAMSDRVILFSPRPGKVAQIFTIPQSIRDCTPFESRQHKDFQDQFQLIWKELDRFES, from the coding sequence ATGTCAAACGTATCGATTGATTCATTATCGTTAACATACGTCAATGAATCTGGGGCTTTTCCTGCTCTCCAAAATGTTTCACTTTCCATTGAAGAAGGCGAGTTTGTTTCATTTATTGGTCCAAGTGGATGTGGAAAAACAACGCTACTTTCGATCATTGCCGGACTACTTGAACAAACGAGCGGATCGATTTTTACAAAAAACAAAGAATCCATCGGCTATATGCTTCAGCACGATTACCTTTTTCCTTGGCTATCCATTGAAAAAAACATCACCCTAGGTCAACGAATTCAAGGGACTGATAATGAAATCGCGCATCGTAAAGCATTAAAGTGGCTTGAACGCTTTGGCTTAACAGATAAAAAAAACGACCTTCCTCAAGCATTATCTGGGGGAATGAGGCAGCGTGTGGCGCTAATTCGAACGCTCGCTACCGATCCGTCTCTTATGTTGCTTGATGAACCGTTTTCCGCCTTAGATCAACAAACAAAGTTAAAACTTGAAGATCTCGTTTCTGCTACGTTAAAAGCAGAACAAAAAACAGCGATTCTTGTCACCCATGATATTAGTGAAGCCATTGCCATGAGTGATCGAGTCATTCTTTTTTCGCCGCGTCCTGGAAAAGTCGCTCAAATCTTTACTATACCACAGTCTATTCGTGACTGTACGCCGTTTGAAAGTCGTCAGCACAAAGATTTCCAAGACCAGTTCCAATTAATATGGAAGGAGCTGGATCGATTTGAATCCTAA
- a CDS encoding ABC transporter permease, with translation MNPNELHNHFLLAKKKEKRFVRFTQVSIIVLIIVAWELASRFALIDPLLFSMPSRIVTLLYEHITAGTLWLHASVTMFETILGFLLGTVIGTLLATLLWWSKILSKILDPFLVIMNSMPKVAIGPILIVGIGPNMGSIIAMGMLVSVIITTMVVHTAFKEVDQNYIKVLQTFSASKRQIFTNVIYPASIPVIISTLKMNVGLAWVGVIVGEFLVSKQGLGYLIIYGFQVFNFNLVFMSLLVIAILATLMYLFVEYIEKKLTKYSI, from the coding sequence TTGAATCCTAATGAACTTCACAACCATTTCTTACTCGCAAAAAAGAAAGAAAAGCGTTTCGTTCGGTTCACGCAAGTAAGCATAATCGTGCTTATTATTGTGGCTTGGGAGCTTGCTTCACGCTTTGCGCTTATTGATCCGTTACTGTTCAGTATGCCTTCTCGAATCGTCACGTTGCTTTATGAGCACATTACCGCAGGAACACTATGGCTGCATGCTTCTGTGACCATGTTTGAAACAATTTTAGGTTTCTTACTTGGTACGGTTATTGGAACACTCTTGGCTACATTACTATGGTGGTCGAAAATTCTTTCGAAAATTTTAGATCCTTTTTTAGTGATTATGAACTCAATGCCTAAAGTAGCGATTGGGCCCATTTTAATTGTAGGAATTGGCCCGAATATGGGTTCCATTATTGCAATGGGCATGCTTGTGTCTGTCATCATTACAACAATGGTTGTTCATACGGCATTTAAAGAAGTGGATCAAAATTATATAAAAGTCCTTCAAACATTTTCAGCTTCAAAGCGACAAATTTTCACGAATGTTATTTATCCTGCTTCCATCCCCGTTATTATCTCAACTCTTAAAATGAATGTGGGGCTAGCATGGGTTGGTGTAATCGTCGGAGAATTTCTCGTCTCCAAGCAAGGATTAGGTTATTTGATTATTTATGGTTTCCAAGTATTTAATTTCAATCTTGTGTTTATGAGTTTATTGGTCATTGCGATACTCGCGACACTCATGTATCTTTTTGTAGAATATATCGAAAAAAAACTTACGAAGTACAGCATATAG
- the ytkD gene encoding RNA deprotection pyrophosphohydrolase, which translates to MRTFKDQKGYLVNLVLGDEVPFTSSPKHVLIVARYKTAWVLTDHKERGYEFPGGKLERGEGPEDTVKRELREETGGHASSIVYIGQYEVEMPEETIQKSIYAVKVASFEELEPGFETNGAKLMEELPIGMKADNRFSPIMKDDVVPQAIQYTIEKAIFDND; encoded by the coding sequence ATGAGAACGTTTAAAGATCAAAAAGGGTATCTAGTTAACCTTGTGCTGGGAGATGAAGTGCCGTTTACCTCTTCACCAAAGCATGTATTGATTGTAGCCCGCTATAAAACGGCATGGGTATTAACCGACCATAAAGAAAGAGGGTATGAATTTCCAGGAGGGAAACTAGAACGAGGTGAGGGGCCCGAAGACACTGTCAAACGTGAATTAAGGGAAGAAACCGGGGGACATGCAAGTTCAATTGTCTATATTGGTCAATACGAAGTTGAGATGCCAGAAGAAACAATCCAAAAATCCATTTATGCTGTAAAAGTAGCTTCATTTGAAGAATTGGAACCTGGGTTTGAAACAAACGGGGCGAAATTGATGGAAGAGCTGCCAATTGGGATGAAAGCTGACAATCGATTCAGCCCGATTATGAAAGATGACGTTGTCCCTCAAGCGATTCAATATACCATTGAAAAAGCGATCTTTGATAACGACTAG
- a CDS encoding MFS transporter encodes MENSKKMWGLLSLSSVPLVMTLGNSMLIPVLPTIGSELQVSSFMVSLLITAYSVVAIIFIPIAGYLSDHIGRKQVIIPSLILAGIGGLVAGLAAWKIDQAYWVIFIGRLLQGIGAAGAAPIVMPFVGDLFKEKQEISEGLGLIETSNTFGKVLSPIFGALLASIVWFMPFFAFPIFCAISIIMICFFIQTPPKTKKPKKFKQFIKQVKQIFKREGRWLYTVFVTGGVLMYILFGILFYLSTFLEDSHQIHGVRKGVILAFPLLALCLTSYAAGKGIGQDQLKMKWITVAGLSLLTLAVFVISFNKELYMMLTALFAAGIGIGAALPSLDAFVTEGIPAEQRGSISSFYNSTRFIGVAAGPPLFAIFMKGSHFFTFTGNAILVLLTIILVLWGIRPQKKGVRTW; translated from the coding sequence GTGGAAAATTCAAAGAAAATGTGGGGATTACTCTCTCTGTCCTCCGTTCCTCTTGTGATGACATTAGGGAATTCAATGTTAATCCCAGTCTTACCGACAATAGGTAGCGAGCTACAAGTAAGTTCATTTATGGTTAGTTTATTAATTACCGCTTATTCGGTTGTTGCAATTATTTTTATTCCAATTGCAGGCTATTTATCGGATCATATTGGACGAAAACAAGTAATTATCCCAAGCTTAATTCTTGCAGGTATTGGTGGTTTGGTGGCAGGATTGGCTGCCTGGAAAATCGATCAAGCATATTGGGTTATTTTTATTGGTCGCCTATTACAAGGGATTGGTGCAGCCGGAGCAGCGCCAATTGTCATGCCATTTGTAGGTGACTTATTTAAAGAAAAACAAGAAATCAGTGAAGGCTTAGGGTTAATTGAAACATCTAATACATTTGGAAAAGTACTAAGTCCTATATTTGGCGCGCTGCTAGCTTCGATCGTATGGTTTATGCCATTTTTTGCGTTTCCTATTTTTTGTGCGATTTCCATTATCATGATTTGTTTTTTTATTCAAACGCCTCCGAAAACAAAGAAGCCGAAAAAATTCAAGCAGTTTATTAAACAGGTGAAACAAATTTTTAAGCGTGAAGGTCGTTGGCTGTATACGGTTTTTGTTACAGGTGGGGTACTTATGTACATTTTATTTGGGATTTTGTTTTATTTATCCACGTTCCTTGAAGATAGCCACCAAATTCACGGCGTGAGAAAAGGGGTCATTCTTGCATTTCCGCTGTTGGCGCTTTGTTTAACGTCATATGCAGCTGGAAAAGGGATTGGGCAAGATCAGCTAAAGATGAAATGGATAACGGTTGCAGGACTTTCTTTATTAACATTGGCTGTGTTTGTAATCTCGTTTAATAAAGAACTTTACATGATGTTAACCGCATTGTTTGCGGCAGGTATTGGCATAGGAGCGGCCCTTCCAAGCCTAGATGCGTTCGTAACAGAAGGGATACCTGCTGAGCAACGAGGATCAATTTCTTCTTTTTATAACAGTACGCGCTTTATTGGTGTAGCAGCAGGTCCACCGCTATTTGCGATTTTTATGAAAGGAAGTCATTTTTTTACCTTTACAGGAAATGCGATTCTCGTCTTGTTAACCATTATTCTTGTATTATGGGGGATTCGTCCACAAAAAAAAGGGGTTCGTACATGGTAA
- a CDS encoding YwpF-like family protein yields the protein MKTFKLYAMQVIDGQQGNVKQEPIPLHEGLIINMENEEHTWFIDAVISKDDARLFEREQEGERHILVSVVITSKDNHPAVMITSIESITDLKENKSIILKGQIVSGRDDVLEDVFEDLLEEGIQRESLLLEYKSRVEKLDAYSDKTIAEVYDQLKKSEKYHLY from the coding sequence ATGAAGACATTCAAACTATATGCGATGCAAGTGATTGATGGGCAACAGGGAAATGTGAAGCAAGAACCAATTCCGCTTCATGAAGGTCTCATTATAAACATGGAAAATGAAGAGCATACGTGGTTTATCGATGCGGTTATTTCAAAAGATGATGCACGATTGTTTGAACGTGAACAAGAAGGCGAGCGTCACATTCTTGTTAGTGTTGTCATTACAAGTAAAGACAACCATCCAGCTGTTATGATTACGTCGATTGAATCAATCACTGACTTAAAAGAAAACAAAAGTATTATTTTAAAAGGCCAGATTGTTTCAGGTCGCGATGATGTATTGGAAGATGTTTTTGAAGATCTTCTTGAGGAAGGCATTCAGCGTGAGTCGTTGCTTTTAGAATACAAAAGTAGAGTGGAAAAGCTTGATGCGTACTCCGATAAGACGATTGCAGAAGTATACGATCAACTAAAGAAAAGTGAAAAATACCATCTTTATTAA
- a CDS encoding MalY/PatB family protein, whose translation MMSYFDEAMNRIGTDSMKWDGAKERFGQEGLLPLWVADMDFKAPQPVIDALKDKVEHGIYGYAAPSPDVNQSIVNWLSTQYKWAIREDDIVHVTGVVPAISNLIRTFTEEEDEIIIQTPVYYPFYDVIEKNRRKVVKNPLLLENEHYKMDFDGLESVITDKTKMLILCHPHNPGGRVWSEEELSKLAEICEKHNLYVISDEIHADLLFDGYRHIPFARVNESFENRVFTALAPTKTFNLAGVQGAYVVIKDATLRLRYRQTLASTFVGANMFSQVATKAAYDHGLPWLKELMAYIQDNYKLVEDYLSTHMPKIKPMKPQGTYLLWIDFEGIGLTAEERKKWLLEDAKLAFNHGPIFGDEGEHFERMNLATSRETLMKALDQLHAAYKQKHF comes from the coding sequence ATGATGAGTTATTTTGATGAAGCAATGAACCGAATTGGTACCGATTCAATGAAATGGGACGGTGCAAAAGAACGCTTTGGACAAGAAGGTCTTCTACCATTATGGGTAGCAGATATGGACTTCAAAGCGCCGCAACCTGTTATTGATGCATTAAAAGATAAAGTTGAACACGGAATATACGGATATGCAGCACCTTCTCCTGATGTGAATCAATCCATTGTCAACTGGCTATCAACACAATATAAATGGGCGATTCGTGAAGACGATATTGTTCATGTCACAGGTGTGGTACCGGCAATAAGTAATCTCATTCGTACATTTACTGAAGAAGAAGACGAAATTATTATACAAACCCCTGTTTATTATCCTTTTTACGATGTGATCGAAAAAAATCGTCGCAAAGTCGTTAAAAATCCGCTGCTTCTTGAAAATGAGCACTATAAAATGGATTTTGATGGGCTTGAATCGGTCATTACAGATAAGACGAAAATGCTTATTCTATGCCATCCACACAATCCAGGTGGCCGTGTATGGTCTGAGGAAGAACTTTCTAAGCTTGCGGAGATTTGCGAGAAACATAACCTTTATGTGATTTCTGATGAAATTCATGCAGATTTGTTGTTTGATGGCTATCGCCACATCCCGTTCGCACGTGTGAATGAATCGTTTGAAAATCGTGTCTTCACGGCTTTGGCACCGACGAAAACGTTTAATTTAGCTGGTGTTCAGGGAGCGTATGTTGTGATCAAAGATGCGACATTGCGTCTTCGTTACCGACAAACGCTGGCAAGCACATTTGTCGGGGCTAACATGTTTTCACAAGTGGCGACAAAAGCAGCATATGATCACGGTTTGCCATGGTTGAAAGAATTAATGGCTTACATTCAAGACAACTATAAACTTGTTGAAGACTATTTAAGTACGCATATGCCAAAAATTAAACCAATGAAACCTCAAGGGACGTACTTACTATGGATTGATTTTGAGGGAATTGGTTTAACGGCAGAAGAACGAAAAAAATGGCTCCTAGAAGATGCGAAATTGGCTTTTAATCACGGTCCGATTTTTGGTGATGAAGGGGAGCATTTTGAACGAATGAATTTAGCTACATCTAGAGAAACGTTGATGAAAGCTCTCGATCAACTACATGCAGCCTATAAACAAAAGCACTTTTAA
- a CDS encoding deoxynucleoside kinase has product MRGSFLCVEGVIGVGKTTLMKKLAAHFKTERLFEIITENPYLEKFYDDMDAWSFQTEMFFLCNRVKQLEDTSTLLDQGQTVIADYYIGKNLIFAHQTLHEEKYNQYKRIYDILIEPLPKPEAIIYLKADFNTIMDRIKVRGRSFEQNMDHTYIKNLMNDYEQAMSAIKDIIPVITIDTSHLDFVTDQDDFEAIVEQITTNFGTRKENDHA; this is encoded by the coding sequence ATGCGCGGCTCATTCCTATGCGTTGAAGGTGTCATTGGCGTCGGAAAAACTACTCTTATGAAAAAACTAGCAGCTCATTTTAAGACAGAGCGATTATTTGAAATCATTACTGAAAATCCTTATTTAGAAAAATTTTATGATGACATGGACGCTTGGAGCTTCCAAACGGAAATGTTTTTTCTCTGTAACCGGGTTAAACAATTAGAAGATACGAGTACGCTTTTAGACCAAGGTCAAACGGTCATAGCTGACTATTATATAGGCAAGAATTTGATCTTTGCGCACCAAACGCTACACGAAGAAAAATACAATCAATACAAACGTATTTATGATATCTTAATCGAACCACTACCAAAGCCAGAAGCCATTATTTATCTTAAAGCGGATTTCAATACGATTATGGATCGCATCAAAGTAAGAGGTCGCTCTTTCGAACAAAATATGGATCACACGTATATAAAAAACTTAATGAACGATTATGAACAGGCGATGTCGGCCATAAAAGACATCATTCCGGTTATTACAATCGATACATCCCATTTAGATTTTGTTACAGATCAAGACGATTTTGAAGCAATCGTTGAGCAGATTACAACGAACTTTGGTACACGAAAGGAAAATGACCATGCCTAA
- a CDS encoding deoxynucleoside kinase encodes MTMPNIPKNAIITVAGTVGVGKTTMTKKLAETLQFKTSFEKVDNNPYLDKFYADFERWSFHLQIYFLAERFKEQKAMVEAGGGYVQDRSIYEDTGIFAKMHADKGTMTKVDYETYTSLFDAMVMNPYFPTPDVLIYLDGDLDAIINRIHHRGREMEKQTSTTYWEEMHGRYHDWIESFTACPVLKLNIQDYDLVNDDTCMDEIIKKLKQYF; translated from the coding sequence ATGACCATGCCTAATATTCCAAAAAACGCCATTATCACAGTAGCAGGTACCGTCGGCGTTGGCAAAACAACAATGACAAAAAAGCTGGCGGAAACCCTTCAATTCAAAACATCTTTTGAAAAAGTGGACAATAACCCGTATTTAGATAAATTTTACGCGGATTTTGAACGTTGGAGTTTTCATCTGCAAATTTATTTTCTCGCAGAACGATTTAAAGAACAAAAAGCAATGGTCGAGGCAGGCGGCGGCTATGTGCAAGATCGTTCCATTTATGAAGATACAGGCATTTTCGCAAAGATGCATGCAGATAAAGGAACGATGACTAAAGTTGATTATGAAACGTATACAAGCTTGTTTGATGCTATGGTGATGAACCCTTATTTCCCTACTCCAGATGTATTAATTTATTTAGATGGTGATCTAGATGCAATCATCAACCGCATTCATCATCGCGGACGAGAAATGGAAAAGCAGACATCTACTACCTATTGGGAAGAAATGCATGGACGATACCACGACTGGATTGAATCCTTTACGGCTTGCCCTGTATTAAAACTTAATATCCAAGACTACGATTTAGTCAATGATGACACATGTATGGACGAGATTATTAAAAAACTAAAACAGTATTTTTAA
- a CDS encoding restriction endonuclease, translated as MEGTIALISIIFILFVVVIGWLWRTYLVRSQTDVSKITIRHIDRMDGHAFEDYMAVVYAASGCATYQTKKSRDYGADLLVTDEDGQKSVIQLKRYGATLGLSSVQETYASKAYYLADKAVVVTTAEQVTDSCWKLAAATDVYFLLRADIEEMTKLIKREKWDDVYWLLMTPHIPEKKNGTIHLDEVDSTKRKIQVGDYYLK; from the coding sequence ATGGAAGGAACTATCGCTTTAATTAGTATTATTTTTATCCTATTCGTTGTTGTGATCGGTTGGTTATGGCGAACATATCTAGTTCGATCGCAAACCGATGTAAGCAAAATTACTATTCGACATATTGATCGAATGGATGGTCATGCATTTGAAGATTATATGGCTGTTGTGTATGCCGCAAGTGGATGTGCCACTTATCAAACGAAAAAAAGTAGGGACTATGGAGCGGATCTACTTGTAACCGATGAAGATGGTCAAAAATCAGTAATCCAGTTAAAGCGTTATGGTGCAACTCTTGGTCTCAGTAGCGTTCAAGAGACCTACGCGTCAAAAGCGTATTATCTCGCAGATAAAGCGGTGGTTGTCACCACTGCGGAACAGGTGACAGATTCTTGTTGGAAATTAGCAGCCGCGACGGACGTTTATTTTCTGCTTCGAGCTGATATAGAAGAAATGACGAAGCTGATAAAAAGAGAGAAATGGGACGATGTCTACTGGTTGTTAATGACGCCACACATTCCTGAGAAAAAGAATGGAACAATCCATTTAGATGAAGTCGATAGTACGAAGCGAAAAATTCAAGTAGGCGATTATTATTTAAAATAA
- a CDS encoding siderophore ABC transporter substrate-binding protein: MKTSSKWFMTAGAALFLAACGNGDSEENSNDASSGEGSDTEEQQTVEVETMNGDMVEVPLNPEKVVSFDHGVTDSIRAIGGDISGIPMGSNVPEYLQELENDDSVENVGSLFEPDFELIYEMEPDVIFISGRASENYEELSEIAPTVFLQVDNQNFMETFESNMNVLGEIFDASEEVDSQLADINSVIEDVQARADESEANALIVSIDEGSASAYGIGSRFGIVHDVLGIPAADEDIPAEGHGQNISNEYFSVTDPDYIFAIDRGASIGNSATADDVLANEEVQRTPAYENDNIYQLNSEVWYLSGSGLESVKIIVDEINEAYEQ; encoded by the coding sequence ATGAAAACATCTAGCAAGTGGTTTATGACAGCAGGAGCAGCATTATTTTTAGCAGCATGTGGAAATGGAGATAGCGAAGAGAACTCTAATGACGCATCTTCAGGTGAAGGTAGCGATACAGAAGAACAACAAACAGTTGAAGTAGAGACAATGAACGGGGATATGGTAGAAGTACCCCTTAATCCAGAGAAAGTGGTTTCATTTGACCACGGTGTTACAGACTCAATCAGAGCGATTGGTGGAGATATTTCTGGAATTCCAATGGGTAGTAATGTTCCTGAATATTTGCAAGAATTAGAAAATGACGATAGCGTTGAAAACGTAGGATCATTGTTTGAACCAGACTTTGAATTAATTTATGAGATGGAGCCAGATGTAATCTTTATTTCTGGACGTGCATCTGAAAACTATGAAGAGTTAAGTGAAATTGCACCTACTGTCTTTTTACAAGTTGATAATCAAAACTTCATGGAGACATTTGAAAGTAATATGAACGTGTTAGGCGAGATTTTTGATGCTTCTGAAGAAGTCGATAGTCAATTAGCCGATATTAACAGCGTGATTGAAGATGTACAAGCACGTGCGGATGAATCTGAAGCAAATGCGCTTATTGTTTCCATTGATGAAGGTTCAGCAAGTGCTTACGGAATCGGCTCTCGTTTCGGTATTGTCCACGATGTACTAGGTATTCCGGCAGCAGATGAAGATATTCCTGCTGAAGGACACGGACAAAATATTTCAAATGAGTATTTCTCTGTAACGGATCCTGACTATATCTTCGCGATCGATCGTGGTGCGTCAATTGGAAACTCAGCAACAGCTGACGATGTATTAGCAAATGAAGAAGTACAACGTACACCAGCTTATGAAAATGACAATATTTATCAACTTAATAGTGAAGTTTGGTACTTAAGTGGTAGTGGACTTGAATCTGTCAAAATCATTGTTGATGAGATTAACGAAGCTTACGAGCAGTAA
- a CDS encoding ABC transporter ATP-binding protein translates to MTTALVDREIRIDRKTLPVAIQVKGVNKFFDGKQVLNDVSVDVKKGTITSFIGPNGAGKSTLISLMSRIAKKDGGEVLIDGKEIDSYKSKDLAKKISILKQANNINIRLTIRELVSFGRFPYSQNRLTKEDWSFVEDAIDFMSLREIQDKYLDQLSGGQRQRAYIAMVLAQDTDYIILDEPLNNLDMKHSVSIMKTLRRLVDERNKTILIVVHDINFASCYSDNIVAMKHGEIIEEGHCHDIINPDTLRNIYDMEIAIQEVNCNKICVYFN, encoded by the coding sequence ATGACAACAGCATTAGTTGATCGAGAGATACGGATTGATCGGAAAACGTTACCGGTAGCGATACAAGTAAAAGGGGTAAATAAATTTTTCGACGGAAAACAAGTATTGAATGATGTAAGTGTTGATGTGAAAAAAGGAACAATTACGTCATTCATTGGGCCGAACGGGGCCGGAAAAAGTACACTCATTTCATTAATGAGCCGAATTGCCAAAAAAGATGGCGGAGAAGTATTGATTGATGGGAAGGAAATTGATTCCTATAAGAGTAAAGATTTAGCGAAAAAAATATCCATTTTGAAACAGGCAAACAATATTAATATCCGACTAACGATTCGTGAACTCGTCAGCTTTGGACGTTTTCCTTACTCACAAAATCGGCTTACGAAAGAAGACTGGTCGTTTGTGGAAGATGCCATTGATTTTATGTCACTGAGAGAGATCCAAGACAAATATTTGGATCAATTAAGTGGTGGACAGCGTCAACGCGCTTATATCGCGATGGTTCTCGCTCAAGATACGGATTATATTATACTCGATGAGCCATTGAACAACTTAGATATGAAGCACTCTGTTTCCATTATGAAAACATTGCGTCGGTTAGTGGATGAACGAAACAAGACGATTCTCATTGTTGTGCACGATATTAATTTTGCATCGTGTTATTCAGATAATATTGTCGCAATGAAACATGGTGAGATAATTGAAGAAGGACATTGCCACGATATTATTAACCCAGACACACTGCGAAATATTTATGATATGGAGATTGCCATTCAAGAAGTGAACTGTAACAAAATTTGTGTGTACTTTAATTAA